The Cardiocondyla obscurior isolate alpha-2009 linkage group LG26, Cobs3.1, whole genome shotgun sequence genome includes the window GTCTACACTAGCCATCTCACCGAGAACCTTTACGACGGACAAAAGAGTTCGATGTATCGAAATCACCGGCGATTCTCGATTCACCGAATCGAAATAACAGCGGAATTTGCAGCGAATTTATTCTTATCAATTGTCATTgagtaagtattttattaatattaagaagtAAAGATATAGTTTATCTAAGATCTcgatattaattgtaatataaaatacgttaATAACGTTAtagatgtatattttttttttataattattttagttttttatgTGACAATTTACGCTCTCAAATATTTGATTTGTGAAATAATTCACTTCTACGAGATTGTACTACATGTATAGAGATtctaatgaatatttttttttcagataactGCCCGTGTCTGAGAATCGGGATTATCGACGAAATGTATATCACTCGAAAAGGTAAGATCTCTCTTGTATGCATATTGATATCTATATTACTTTTACTGACAATGAGAGTCGAAGGGATATGTGAGACACGTGGCATCGACCGCGATCTGCactttatatttcaaaatattcttgAGACAAAGAATATTTCGTACATCACGACACATACATATAACATACAAACGGATATGCATTTTTGCCATTAATTTACCGATCGCTgtccataaattattttactacaaTATTATTGGTCTTCATTCCGCCTACGTTTCaatgaaattttcaaataGAAAACGAATCTACATTTCGTGCTCttcagtaaaaaataaaaaacgtgaaattaaattcctaCATCGTTTCaccttattaaaattaattcaccgTTACATTTGCTAAAGCAAagatatatgtttaattaatttaatctgtttctttttttctcttttcagaTTACATTACGTCGTGATGCACTTGTGAAATATAATGCCACATCGACGGAATTAAATCGAGATTTCTAGTATTCATCGAATATCAAAAGACTACGATGCTCCAGCATGGCAATAAAGTGCACGGAGGGACCTTTTGTGTTCAGATTAAACGACAACGGTACCGGACCACATCTGCTTGCGCAGGTacaactaataattaattgcccTCCCAATATTCCGGGGACCGACGGTCAACGGAGCCTCGACGAAGCTGCAGGATTGATAAGCGAGTCGATCGGAAATCTGCACGGCATTTATTGCAAACGGCAAAACGGCTGCACGCGTTGCCGCGCGATGCATCGCGGATAAATCGATACGATTCGGCGCGAAAGGAAAGGTCATCGGCATCGGAGAAAAACGGTCGCATTTTACACCCCCCTCAAAGCGCTTTGGGTTTTTGGCTTTCACCGTCCCTCGGAATTCGTTCGCAGCGCGGTTACAAACTTAGACTTAGCGTCCTTGAACCAAATACCTTTTCAAGGTGCGCGATGCATACCTGCAACGCGCCTCTGCGTGCGCTCGCTGTTTTTAGACGTGACGATTAGGTAAGTGCGACATGCaacggcgaaaaaaaaaaaaaaccaaagtAGAAAACCCGTCGGACGAAAGGCCCGAGCTGGGCCTCGCGAAAATTTACAGCGCGAGATTTACGACTTCCGCTCTATTTCGCGCTCCCCTGTTACACCGCGTTTATATCGCAGTTCTTATTATTTCTGtctgaatatttaataagaattttagcCGGTTaagtaaatttgtaaaattttataagccAACGTTAACAAGTTAACACGCTCTGCAATTATTAATGGAGTCGTTATCTACTCCGTCTCagttaaaatagtttttattcaGCTCCGTGTATCCATATTCacttattaaatcaattacaCGGTCGGTCTTTGATCGCTAGCTGCAGCAGTCGAATGAAATAGAGCGAAGAAAAATTGGGTTATCGTTGGAAGGCTTAAAAAAATGGAAGCTTGCCAATGGTAACGGCGGACGTGTAATTCACGAGTTATTCGACGGTTTGCATAAATGTATCTAAAATAAGCTGCCCCGAAGTTATGAAAGTCGCGCAACCTGCGattaatcgaaattaaataatgacaTTTCGACACAGTGTCGAATAGAGTTTTGCAATATCTCACGTGACGCGGAAAAATTTACACAAATGCACGAGACATTATTTTCATTCCTAATACTCAAACCACTAGAAATAATGTTCTAAAGTtcagaatataaattataataagctCGTAATCGTTCAAATTCATgagttttgttaaaaaaagtttacaaaaaaaatatatataaataataataataacggtttaattaaaacaatatgcCGTGTGCACAGATTTAATTGTAATCAGAGACCTTGGGTTGTTTTTGATACAACACTCCTAATGTTCTAATAACACGACGATAAATCAAGGGCACTATTTTCGTGCCTCACCCTGAAAAGTTTCGGTAACTTCAGATGCGTAGGCACCCGGAATTAAGGGATGCACTTTCGGTTGCCGAACTGAAAGTGGTGCCAGGTTATCAATTTGCCCAATTGGCGTAATCTATGCAACACGTCCCGTGCGCATTAAATAGATATCGATTACGGTATTTTCGGCGGTACAATCGAgacaaaatgtatatttaccGAAACGCTAAAAATCAGTCGAGTGCCCTCGGCGAATTTGCAAGAATATTCATATTCGAGGACCGAATCTATCGACAAAACGGTTATTTTCATCCGGTATATTCCACGTGGAGTGGCTCGTTTAGAATTACGCAAGGCagtcatttaaattattatctacaAAGCCGTCAGGGAAATATAAATgggaatataaattaacgaaataacGTAATAAGAGTCGTATCGATCGACGTCACATTTACAAAGCCGTGTCTacttggtaaaaataataaccgTTTCGCTTGCAGTATTTTATTCCCGCAGATAACACGGAAAGGATTTATTGCTTTCTTCGTTTCCCCGTCTGACAACGGGGAAAATGTCTCGAGCACTCACGTGCATCGACATTTGATTCAAGTTATAAATAGTACCGAGCCCTCGGAATAAACGTCGAGGTAATATCAGTCACCCTTTTCGCTATCGCGGATGTTTTCCTTCGTAGGTTTGCACGGAACGGGGATGGCGGGAATACGCCGGCGAAAATAATGTATTCAAAGATCGATGGAACTTATGGTGGCGGTCCGGCGGTTTCCCCACGTCCCATTATAGGCCATTACTACCCTGGCAGGTAATAACgctatgtttttaaattttcgagTCTTTTATCCGGAACCTAAATGTGACGGACGAAGTCCCACGTTCTCAAATTCGTTGtcgatttatattataataaataaattttaatgacttCATTAAGAGATCAACTGCAATTCTGCGGTTAACTTGAAATATGTCTCatttcacaaaattattaactttgttGTAAGCTTGTAATTAATTctgcatttaaatataatatgatgTAAAACTAtagcgatatattttaattatttttgaattatttattagcttaattaaacaaaaattaatcagCAAATTGTACATTGGATTACTTTTCAAATAGTTTATCAATCGGATACCGAAGGGGAATTCCATTTGCCGAAAGGATAGACTTATTCGTCATTTAAAGCGCATGAAAAAAATTCATGGTTTAATATATGACTTCAGGTATGTAACACTTGATTAGTAAAGACGAAGAGTCGCGTTAAGTTCTTCCAAAcgtcaattataataataaattgtacgGTTAATGGTAAAAGTTTAccgacaatttttattttctatcagTCCCGTAGGGTACAATTTACCTTCCGAATATACAAAATTAGCCCAAGAGTGTAACCGTTGTGAGAAAGATGACAAAGTTTGGATTTGCAAACCGGTCGGCCAAAGTCAGGGAAAAggaatttttctatttcgcgTAAGGCTTTTTGTTTCTAACGACTATGCAAAGCGAAATACAAATCCCACAGATCGGTTAACgcatgtattattttcttctcttagAAATTAAGCGATCTATCGTACGATAATGCCGCAGTCGTGCAAAGATATATTGAGAATCCTTTACTGATCGGCGGATACAAGTTTGATCTTCGCCTGTACGTGTGCGTGCCGTCTTATCACCcgttaacaatttatttgtacaagGAAGGTTTGGCTCGTTTCGCCACTGAAAAATTCTCTTTAGAGCGACTGGATGATCCCTTTCGACACCTTACAAATTTCTCTCTCAACAAATTAGGGCCAGGATATTCGGAAAAGAAGGAACGCATCGGCGCCGGTATTGTTACTATTACACACGcaatttactatttttttttaattagtttctttgttctataattaaatatgaaaacttaaagcgtaaaaaaaaaaatttttaagtacaagaaaatgtttctattctttttttttttataaaggatGCAAGTGGACGTTCAGACAACTACGAAGGTATTTCGAGCAGGCAGGATATTTTGATTGGATTCTTTGGCAGAGAATTTCGTGTCTAGTGACGCTAACAATTCTAAGTCAAGCGGCAGGCATTTCTAAATCTTCGAATTGTTTCGAGTTTTTCGGCTTCGACGTGTTAATTGACGAGAATTTAAAGCCGTGGCTTTTAGAGGTAAATAGAgcgtagttaaaaaaaaaatatataaaataataatgtaattaatttatatatgtataaattacagGTGAATTTAAGTCCGGCTTTGAGTAACGATTGTGAAGTCGATTCGGAAGTAAAAAAGCCCCTACTACACGATTTGTTTGATTTATTGGGCCTGCCAGTATGTAACACTGGGCTTTCTCTGTTCACGATCTGGTCTTCTCTCGATCGCATTGAGAACGACAGCGAAGTATCTTCCAAACTAGGCCGctccgtaaaaaaaagatcgaaacTTGGACGAGAAGTCGAGAGTTTCCTAAATCTTTCTTCGAAAACACGAACCACGGTAATTGCAGACTttctacatatttttcttttgaaacAAACTAGAAAAGCGtagcgcgcgctattttttaagaaacccCCCCAAAAAAATTGAAGCGACTCACCAGTCTGCatagcttcagcggagttgtcgaGTTCTGctggtggctgtaacataaaaagaaaattattgtagacatgtaagttagttaataaaattaaaaaaaaaaatcaaagttttaatttgatagagattttataacaaaaatttatgcctacctaagagttgctccgccgatgcaggatgcccatcctgggcctgctcctcctctcagatgggacgtgtcgagtcatccttccgcgcatgggtcactcgcgaacaccccgaccgtgatttaattatcgcgaaaattactcaatgatgactttcgcgcgttctacgttcggcactcgcgtttaaaagAAAGTCGTACGTCAAAGAATTCCGTCCGAAAACTTTAcggaccgacgaaccgactgcggttcgtataatgaTTAATACCGGCGAAGACGGCACTTTCGACGACAGCAGTGAATGCAACTGCGTTCGATCtgtaaccaaaaaaaaaaaaatatatatatataatttaataaacggcaacaataaaatcaattaattcagGCATCACACTAATTTCTTACAGAcaggaattaataaaatactatcAACACGtctcgaaattaatattttcaagcaCAGAAATATGATCTCAAGtctcaaaatattaaagttgaaataattacaaattaatattaatttgctgcttgcaattttcttttagctAAGACAATCAACGTCGGAAGTTTGCTCGGCTAAGTGGCCTCGTTATAA containing:
- the LOC139112060 gene encoding LOW QUALITY PROTEIN: probable tubulin polyglutamylase TTLL2 (The sequence of the model RefSeq protein was modified relative to this genomic sequence to represent the inferred CDS: inserted 1 base in 1 codon; substituted 1 base at 1 genomic stop codon), which codes for MAIKCTEGPFVFRLNDNGTGPHLLAQVCTERGWREYAGENNVFKDRWNLWWRSGGFPTSHYRPLLPWQFINRIPKGNSICRKDRLIRHLKRMKKIHGLIYDFSPVGYNLPSEYTKLAQECNRCEKDDKVWICKPVGQSQGKGIFLFRVRLFVSNDXCKAKYKSHRSVNACIIFFSXKLSDLSYDNAAVVQRYIENPLLIGGYKFDLRLYVCVPSYHPLTIYLYKEGLARFATEKFSLERLDDPFRHLTNFSLNKLGPGYSEKKERIGAGCKWTFRQLRRYFEQAGYFDWILWQRISCLVTLTILSQAAGISKSSNCFEFFGFDVLIDENLKPWLLEVNLSPALSNDCEVDSEVKKPLLHDLFDLLGLPVCNTGLSLFTIWSSLDRIENDSEVSSKLGRSVKKRSKLGREVESFLNLSSKTRTTLRQSTSEVCSAKWPRYNSLLMDKYIRRYKGNKIENHASPPIWDNGRDWKASCEKEGGWIRICPFIQTKNIENEEYTGGPSHTSVENEIKNMVISIQKYLKAAKEIQQRNEKLTDEQCNSLLQNALELNTEIWLPEK